A DNA window from Trichomycterus rosablanca isolate fTriRos1 chromosome 9, fTriRos1.hap1, whole genome shotgun sequence contains the following coding sequences:
- the dtl gene encoding denticleless protein homolog has translation MLFQCVVDRGASKRRRNDQRRELPISSLLKCFHCVRSDEHTSYGDSGVAVPPFGCTFSTAPGQGGTLAVANEEGIISLYTTTERRSAVLKEWMAHDNAVFDISWVPGANSLVTASGDQTARMWDVVTGELLGTFKGHQCSLKTVAFPKHEKAVFCTGGRDGNIMVWDTRCSKKGGFYRQMKQISGAHMKTERSTPQTKKKRAMPRGMPPSVDSQRGVTVVLFRDENTLVSSGAVDGAIKMWDLRKSYTAYHQNPTPLQTYQYPGSSTRKLGYSGLTMDSSGSRLFCNCTDDNIYMFHLTGLKTTPVAVFNGHRNSSFYVKSSVSPDDQFLASGSSDNHAHIWKISDPAQAPVMLQGHSQEVTSVTWSPSDFTKIASCSDDNTVRIWRLGRGADGEKSFLGEANLVGWARRKIQTPPRPCGSAILADVTPVRSCRSGSVESLVSPRPGTCAPSGADFPLSSVTSSPSEILRPSQTKAPLSTPVRNGISPERRAKRRLDTSRVTSEEDESDGVTELYPDCKRSRGSAGTLSQSAEGEVTEGREHRTGVAAQADKENSSPLKADWLSAMSRKLKQAQSGAALPKSPTAAKRQDSRTHPSLSMLSSPQSGRRTSSPQSHRVSSPASTKKISAYFQKTPQK, from the exons ATGCTTTTTCAGTGTGTAGTAGATCGCGGGGCGAGTAAAAGAAGACGGAACG ATCAGCGTAGAGAGCTTCCGATATCATCCCTGCTgaaatgtttccactgtgttcgTTCTGATGAGCACACATCGTACGGAGACTCCGGTGTGGCTGTCCCTCCGTTCGGATGCACCTTCTCCACAG ctCCAGGACAGGGCGGCACTCTGGCTGTAGCGAATGAGGAAGGAATCATCAGCCTCTACACGACTACAGAGAGACGCAGCGCTGTACTGAAGG AATGGATGGCTCATGATAACGCAGTGTTCGACATCTCGTGGGTTCCTGGAGCGAACAGCTTG GTGACGGCGTCGGGTGATCAGACGGCTCGTATGTGGGACGTCGTTACCGGGGAGCTCCTGGGAACCTTCAAGGGCCATCAGTGCAGCCTGAAGACCGTGGCCTTCCCTAAACACGAGAAAG CGGTGTTCTGCACCGGCGGCAGGGACGGGAACATCATGGTGTGGGACACGCGGTGTAGTAAGAAAG GTGGTTTCTACAGGCAGATGAAGCAGATCAGTGGAGCTCACATGAAGACGGAGAGAAGCACGCCGCAGACGAAGAAGAAGCGGGCCATGCCCAGAGGAATGCCTCCGTCTGTG GACTCCCAGAGAGGTGTGACAGTGGTTCTTTTCAGGGATGAAAACACGCTCGTGTCGTCAGGAGCGGTAGACGG AGCGATAAAGATGTGGGATTTACGGAAGAGTTACACAGCGTACCATCAGAACCCCACCCCGCTGCAGACCTATCAATACCCAGGATCCTCCACTCGCAAACTAG GTTACTCAGGACTGACCATGGACTCCTCCGGCTCCAGACTCTTCTGTAACTGCACTGACGACAACATCTACATGTTCCACCTCACTGGATTGAAAACCACACCAG TCGCTGTGTTCAACGGCCACCGCAACTCCTCGTTCTACGTGAAGTCCAGCGTGAGCCCTGACGACCAGTTCTTGGCCAGCGGTTCCAGTGACAACCACGCTCACATCTGGAAG ATCTCGGACCCGGCTCAGGCTCCCGTCATGCTCCAGGGTCACAGCCAGGAAGTGACGTCGGTCACCTGGAGTCCGTCTGACTTCACAAAG attgcTTCGTGCTCTGATGATAACACAGTGAGGATCTGGAGACTCGGCCGGGGTGCAGACGGAGAGAAATCCTTCCTTGGTGAAGCGAACCTTGTAGGATGGGCACGTCGCAAAATACAGACGCCCCCCAGACCGTGtg gTTCTGCCATTCTGGCGGATGTAACACCAGTTCGGAGTTGCCGGTCAGGCAGTGTCGAGTCGCTGGTGTCCCCTCGCCCGGGCACGTGTGCCCCCAGCGGCGCCGACTTCCCTCTTTCCTCTGTCACCTCATCACCCTCTGAAATCCTGCGCCCCTCCCAGACCAAAGCTCCCCTCTCCACCCCCGTCAGGAACGGCATCAGCCCGGAGCGGCGTGCCAAACGGCGGCTGGACACGAGCCGAGTGACCTCGGAGGAGGACGAGAGCGACGGCGTGACGGAGCTCTATCCGGACTGTAAGAGGAGCCGGGGTTCGGCGGGCACTTTGAGCCAGTCTGCGGAGGGAGAGGTGACGGAGGGGAGGGAGCACAGGACGGGCGTGGCGGCTCAGGCTGATAAAGAGAACAGCTCTCCGCTGAAAGCTGATTGGCTCTCAGCAATGAGCCGAAAACTCAAGCAAGCTCAGAGCGGAGCGGCTCTGCCCAAGAGTCCCACCGCAGCCAAAAGGCAAGACAGCAGGACGCACCCGTCCCTCTCT ATGTTGAGCTCTCCGCAGTCCGGGAGGAGGACGTCGTCTCCTCAGTCTCACAGGGTCTCGTCTCCAGCTTCTACCAAAAAGATTTCTGCTTATTTTCAGAAAACTCCACAGAAATAA
- the ppp2r5a gene encoding serine/threonine-protein phosphatase 2A 56 kDa regulatory subunit alpha isoform has protein sequence MSNISATEKVDGFTRKSVRKAQRQRKSSSSSRFRSNSLSEELSALPSLRDATSTEQQDLFVQKLQQCCMLFDFYDSVTDLKSKEVKRATLNELVDYVSINRGVLVESIYPDIINMINVNLFRTLPPSENPNFDPEEDEPTLEASWPHIQLVYEFLLRFLENPDFQPSTAKRYIDQKFVMQLLELFDSEDPRERDILKTILHRIYGKFLGLRAFIRKQINNIFLRFIYETDHFNGVAELLEILGSIINGFALPLKTEHKQFLMKVLIPMHTAKSLALFHAQLAYCVVQFLEKDPTLTEPVIRGLLKYWPKTCSQKEVMFLGELEEILDVIEPTQFKKIQEPLFKQISRCVASPQFQVAERALYFWNNEYILSLMEENIDKVLPIMFGNLYRISKEHWNQTIVSLVYNVLKSLMEMNTKLFDELTTTYKTERQRELKKGQEREELWRKLDALKISKSQNNSHGLSNSINTNNNNNNLGDRDSVAVSSSHSVHTHTHTHSTPCSE, from the exons ATGTCTAACATCTCAGCGACCGAGAAAGTGGACGGCTTCACCCGCAAATCGGTGCGCAAGGCGCAGAGGCAGCGGAAGTCTTCGAGCTCGTCCCGGTTTCGGAGCAACAGTTTGTCGGAGGAGCTGTCAGCACTGCCGTCGCTCAGAG atgcTACCTCCACAGAGCAGCAGGACTTGTTTGTGCAGAAGCTGCAGCAGTGCTGCATGTTGTTCGATTTCTACGACTCGGTCACCGATCTGAAGAGTAAAGAGGTGAAGAGGGCCACGCTCAACGAGCTGGTGGACTACGTGTCTATCAACAGGGGCGTGCTGGTGGAGTCCATCTACCCCGACATCATCAACATG ATCAACGTCAACTTGTTCAGGACTCTGCCTCCGAGTGAAAACCCCAATTTCGATCCTGAGGAGGACGAACCCACACTGGAGGCCTCATGGCCGCACATTCAG CTGGTGTACGAGTTTCTTCTGCGTTTCCTGGAGAACCCAGACTTTCAGCCGAGCACTGCCAAACGCTACATCGACCAGAAGTTTGTGATGCAG CTGTTGGAGCTGTTTGATAGTGAAGACCCCCGGGAGCGAGACATCCTGAAGACCATCCTGCATCGCATCTACGGCAAATTTCTGGGTCTGCGAGCCTTCATCCGCAAACAAATCAACAACATTTTCTTACG GTTCATTTACGAGACTGACCACTTCAACGGAGTGGCTGAACTTCTGGAGATTCTAGGCAG CATCATTAATGGATTTGCTCTGCCGCTGAAAACCGAGCACAAGCAGTTCCTGATGAAGGTGCTGATCCCCATGCACACTGCTAAAAGCCTCGCCCTGTTCCACGCTCAG TTGGCCTACTGTGTGGTTCAGTTCCTGGAGAAGGACCCTACACTCACAGAGCCG GTGATCCGGGGACTTCTGAAATACTGGCCCAAAACCTGCAGCCAGAAAGAG gtgatGTTCCTGGGTGAACTGGAGGAGATCCTGGACGTGATCGAGCCCACGCAGTTCAAGAAGATTCAGGAGCCTCTGTTTAAACAGATCTCTCGGTGTGTGGCGAGCCCTCAGTTTCAG GTAGCAGAACGAGCACTGTACTTCTGGAACAACGAGTACATCCTGAGTCTGATGGAGGAAAACATCGACAAGGTCCTGCCCATCATGTTCGGCAACCTGTATCGGATCTCCAAAGAGCACTGGAACCA GACGATTGTATCTCTGGTGTACAACGTGCTGAAGTCTCTGATGGAAATGAACACCAAACTGTTTGATGAACTCACGACCACTTACAAAACTGAAAGACAAAG AGAGTTGAAAAAGGGGCAGGAGAGGGAGGAACTGTGGAGAAAACTGGACGCACTGAAGATCTCCAAATCTCAGAACAACAGCCACGGCCTTTCAAACtccataaacacaaacaacaacaacaacaatctgGGGGACCGGGACAGTGTAGCCGTCAGCTCTTCacacagtgtacacacacacactcacacacacagtactcCGTGCAGCGAATGA